Proteins from a genomic interval of Kitasatospora kifunensis:
- a CDS encoding putative Ig domain-containing protein, whose translation MLKRGARWFAAGVAALTLAATAQAVVPAVAATPPQLDLKVLLIGGGSGDPTTTAWQNALDTEGVPYTLATSSGAIGSETVSLPALSSGTHGYYNGVVIADSPSFFTAGQLSGLDSYESSFGVRQLDGYMYPSAALGMTAAGSGSVTGTAQLTAPALAQLPELKGPVPFESGSYGYPATPVAGAPVTPWLQNPAGQTLASVYQHPSTDPQAGVSELSLTFNYNSTMLPWLLLSPGLINWVTQNTHLGLYRNYFGQDVDDLFIADNEWSRQYQCTPGATDPNDVLCPAGVGGNAADGPPDEQMSAADVDYVANWEKQSGIKLELAFNAIGACTAPSTTTTSKANCSGSTTVNGNTFTDPGQTVDSGYPDDSAFVNELLTQQGAFDWITHTWSHMYLGCQVGGPQPANALAAGAGGSLAAGGYSYEVTAATAYGESEPSTPQQVTVGANGSVSLSWPDAPNGGGPSLAKLESEYFGGTGFWGYNVYRAPAGSTDFGLVGQVKEDPTGAATSYSFTDTGATSPGGGPGSTSNFPTATDPGIGCSSAAAWLPATSTKPDSSIEQEIGLDDAFAVNNGLTNYSTGSLVTGEHSGLESPTMPQSMADMGIKVFGTDASRQPQSYTIAGNSATGASNTAVSAPRYPSNIYYNAGNWPDELSEYNTAYVAQGSSMGDPLYPSENGKCVSTPSTTCTTTPATEATVLASESRIMLGHVLADDPRMNYAHQTNLIGPATQTVNGVTSDYGYTLLTLINNMQAQYNSWYTAPLTQTNDASTAQTLGESAAWASAEQAGTVTASVQNGAVVIANSGGGSTTVPVTVPAGTTVNGAAFGQSYGGTLSAWTPIGAGASTTLTINVPPLLTSSATAAATVGAAFSTTVTATGTPAPALTASGNLPGGVTFTDNGNGTATLAGTPAAGSGGSYPLTITAGNASGSVTQNLTLTVAQQPAVTSAATAAFTTGTAGTFAVTTSGYPAPALTESGTLPSGLSFKDNGDGTGTLAGTPAAGTAGGYPVTITAANGAGSSSAQVNVTVTQSTGPAVTSASATTLTAGTAASFSVTATGYPTPSLKAAGALPAGVSFKDNGNGTGSLTGTPAANSGGVYPLTLTATNPVGAATQALALTVDQAPAITSKSSATAFLLIPFSYTITTTGFPSAVLSESGTLPAGLKFTPGSNGTATISGSELALGAFHLTITAKSAAGTVTQPFTLYATL comes from the coding sequence GTGCTGAAACGAGGAGCGCGATGGTTCGCCGCAGGGGTGGCCGCGCTCACCCTGGCGGCGACCGCGCAGGCCGTGGTGCCGGCCGTCGCGGCGACGCCGCCGCAGCTGGATCTGAAGGTACTGCTGATCGGTGGGGGCTCGGGCGACCCCACCACCACAGCCTGGCAGAACGCGCTGGACACGGAGGGGGTTCCGTACACGCTGGCGACGAGCAGCGGGGCGATCGGCAGTGAGACCGTGTCGCTGCCCGCGCTCTCCAGCGGCACGCACGGCTACTACAACGGCGTGGTGATCGCCGACTCGCCCAGCTTCTTCACCGCGGGTCAGCTCAGTGGCCTGGACAGCTACGAGTCCAGCTTCGGCGTGCGCCAGCTGGACGGCTACATGTACCCCTCGGCCGCGCTGGGCATGACCGCCGCCGGCTCGGGCTCGGTGACCGGGACCGCGCAGCTGACAGCCCCCGCGCTGGCCCAACTGCCCGAGCTGAAGGGCCCGGTGCCCTTCGAGTCCGGCTCCTACGGCTACCCGGCCACACCGGTGGCCGGCGCCCCGGTCACCCCGTGGCTGCAGAACCCGGCGGGCCAGACGCTGGCCTCCGTCTACCAGCACCCCAGCACCGACCCGCAGGCCGGGGTCTCGGAGCTGTCGCTCACCTTCAACTACAACTCGACCATGCTGCCCTGGCTGCTGCTCTCGCCCGGGCTGATCAACTGGGTCACCCAGAACACCCACCTCGGCCTGTACCGGAACTACTTCGGTCAGGACGTCGACGACCTGTTCATCGCGGACAACGAGTGGAGCCGGCAGTACCAGTGCACGCCGGGCGCCACCGACCCCAATGACGTGCTCTGCCCGGCCGGTGTCGGCGGCAACGCGGCCGACGGTCCGCCGGACGAGCAGATGAGCGCGGCCGACGTGGACTACGTGGCCAACTGGGAGAAGCAGAGCGGCATCAAGCTGGAGCTCGCGTTCAACGCGATCGGCGCCTGCACCGCGCCGAGCACCACCACCACCTCCAAGGCCAACTGCTCCGGCAGCACCACGGTGAACGGCAACACCTTCACCGACCCGGGCCAGACGGTCGACAGCGGCTACCCGGACGACTCGGCCTTCGTCAACGAACTGCTCACGCAGCAGGGGGCGTTCGACTGGATCACGCACACCTGGTCGCACATGTACCTGGGGTGCCAGGTCGGCGGGCCGCAGCCGGCCAACGCGCTGGCCGCGGGCGCCGGCGGCTCGCTGGCCGCAGGCGGCTACAGCTACGAGGTGACCGCCGCCACCGCCTACGGTGAGTCGGAGCCCTCCACCCCGCAGCAGGTCACCGTCGGCGCCAACGGCTCGGTCTCGCTGAGCTGGCCGGATGCCCCCAACGGCGGCGGTCCCTCGCTCGCCAAGCTGGAGTCCGAGTACTTCGGCGGCACCGGCTTCTGGGGCTACAACGTGTACCGCGCCCCGGCCGGCTCCACCGACTTCGGCCTGGTCGGCCAGGTCAAGGAGGACCCGACCGGCGCGGCCACCAGCTACTCCTTCACCGACACCGGGGCCACCAGCCCGGGTGGCGGGCCGGGCAGCACCAGCAACTTCCCCACCGCCACCGACCCCGGCATCGGCTGCTCCTCGGCCGCGGCCTGGCTGCCGGCCACCAGCACCAAGCCGGACTCCAGCATCGAGCAGGAGATCGGCCTGGACGACGCCTTCGCCGTCAACAACGGCCTGACCAACTACAGCACCGGCAGCCTGGTCACCGGCGAGCACTCCGGCCTGGAGAGCCCCACCATGCCGCAGTCGATGGCGGACATGGGGATCAAGGTCTTCGGCACGGACGCCTCGCGCCAGCCGCAGAGCTACACCATCGCGGGCAACTCGGCCACCGGCGCGAGCAACACCGCGGTCTCCGCGCCGCGCTACCCGAGCAACATCTACTACAACGCCGGCAACTGGCCCGACGAGCTGAGCGAGTACAACACCGCCTACGTGGCCCAGGGTTCCTCGATGGGCGACCCGCTGTACCCGAGCGAGAACGGCAAGTGCGTCAGCACCCCGTCCACCACCTGCACCACCACGCCGGCCACCGAGGCCACCGTGCTCGCCAGCGAGTCGCGGATCATGCTCGGCCACGTGCTGGCCGACGACCCGCGGATGAACTACGCGCACCAGACCAACCTGATCGGCCCCGCCACCCAGACCGTCAACGGCGTGACCTCCGACTACGGCTACACGCTGCTCACGCTGATCAACAACATGCAGGCGCAGTACAACAGTTGGTACACCGCGCCGCTGACCCAGACCAACGACGCGAGCACCGCGCAGACCCTCGGTGAGTCGGCGGCCTGGGCCTCGGCCGAGCAGGCCGGGACGGTCACCGCCTCGGTGCAGAACGGCGCCGTGGTGATCGCCAACTCCGGTGGCGGATCGACCACCGTGCCGGTCACCGTGCCGGCCGGGACTACGGTCAACGGCGCGGCCTTCGGCCAGTCCTACGGCGGCACGCTCTCCGCCTGGACCCCGATCGGGGCCGGCGCGTCCACCACCCTCACCATCAACGTCCCGCCGCTGCTCACCAGTTCGGCCACCGCCGCGGCGACCGTCGGCGCGGCCTTCAGCACCACGGTGACCGCCACCGGCACCCCGGCCCCCGCGCTCACGGCGAGCGGCAACCTGCCGGGCGGGGTGACCTTCACCGACAACGGGAACGGCACCGCGACCCTGGCCGGCACCCCGGCGGCCGGCAGCGGCGGCAGCTACCCGCTGACCATCACGGCCGGCAACGCCTCCGGATCGGTCACCCAGAACCTGACCTTGACGGTGGCTCAGCAGCCGGCCGTCACCAGCGCCGCCACGGCGGCGTTCACCACCGGCACGGCGGGCACCTTCGCGGTGACCACCAGCGGCTACCCGGCCCCCGCGCTCACCGAGAGCGGGACACTGCCAAGTGGCCTGTCCTTCAAGGACAACGGTGACGGCACCGGAACCCTCGCCGGTACACCCGCCGCCGGCACCGCCGGCGGCTACCCGGTGACCATCACCGCGGCCAACGGTGCGGGCAGCTCGAGTGCCCAAGTCAACGTCACGGTAACCCAGTCCACCGGCCCTGCGGTGACCAGCGCCAGCGCGACCACGCTGACCGCCGGCACGGCGGCCAGCTTCTCGGTGACCGCCACCGGCTACCCGACGCCGAGCCTGAAGGCGGCGGGCGCGCTGCCCGCCGGGGTCTCGTTCAAGGACAACGGGAACGGCACCGGGAGCCTGACGGGCACCCCCGCGGCGAACAGCGGCGGCGTCTACCCGCTGACCCTGACGGCCACCAACCCGGTCGGCGCCGCCACCCAGGCGCTGGCCCTGACGGTCGATCAGGCACCGGCGATCACCAGCAAGTCCAGCGCGACGGCCTTCCTGCTGATCCCGTTCAGCTACACCATCACCACCACCGGCTTCCCGAGCGCGGTGCTGAGTGAGAGCGGCACCCTGCCGGCCGGGCTGAAGTTCACCCCGGGCAGCAACGGCACCGCGACCATCTCGGGCTCCGAACTGGCGCTCGGGGCCTTCCACCTGACCATCACGGCGAAGAGCGCGGCGGGTACGGTGACCCAGCCGTTCACCCTCTACGCGACCCTCTGA
- a CDS encoding TOBE domain-containing protein, whose amino-acid sequence MSLSIRNQIPGTVTAITSGAVMATVRARLAGGQEITAAITLEAVKDLGLAEGSKVNALAKATEIALATAPVAGLSIRNQLPGTVVEVATGGAMATVKVAIEGAELTAAITKDAVEDLALRAGVPVVALIKSTEISLAAA is encoded by the coding sequence ATGAGCCTGAGCATCCGCAACCAGATCCCCGGCACCGTCACCGCGATCACCAGCGGTGCCGTGATGGCAACCGTGCGAGCGCGCCTGGCGGGTGGTCAGGAGATCACCGCGGCGATCACCCTGGAGGCGGTCAAGGACCTCGGTCTCGCCGAGGGCTCCAAGGTCAACGCGCTCGCGAAGGCCACCGAGATCGCCCTCGCCACCGCCCCCGTGGCCGGGTTGAGCATCCGCAACCAACTCCCGGGCACCGTCGTCGAGGTGGCCACCGGCGGCGCGATGGCCACGGTCAAGGTCGCTATTGAGGGCGCCGAGTTGACGGCCGCGATCACCAAGGACGCGGTCGAGGACCTCGCGCTGCGGGCCGGCGTCCCGGTGGTGGCGCTGATCAAGTCCACCGAGATCTCGCTGGCCGCCGCCTGA
- a CDS encoding RraA family protein — MDHQELRKRFESLTTAHLADACIRAQVPVRCAPAQLRAVVPGGRVAGRVLPVRHVGSVDVFLEAFEQCAPGDVLVVDNGGRLDEACVGDLAVLEARTAGVSGVVIWGLHRDTADILAIGLPVFSLGALPTGPQRLDPRPAEALDSARVGEWTVGREDLVLGDADGVLFVPAARAGELLTLAERIRDTERRQARRIHRGDSLRAQVHFDRYLAARRENPDLTFREHLRSVGGAIEE; from the coding sequence ATGGATCACCAAGAGCTTCGCAAGCGCTTCGAATCCCTGACCACCGCCCACCTGGCGGACGCCTGTATCCGCGCCCAGGTCCCGGTGCGCTGCGCGCCCGCGCAGCTGCGGGCCGTGGTGCCCGGCGGTCGGGTGGCCGGGCGGGTGCTGCCGGTGCGGCACGTCGGCAGCGTGGACGTCTTCCTGGAGGCGTTCGAGCAGTGCGCGCCCGGTGACGTGCTGGTGGTGGACAACGGCGGCCGGCTCGACGAGGCCTGCGTCGGCGACCTCGCGGTGCTGGAGGCGCGCACCGCCGGGGTGTCGGGCGTGGTCATCTGGGGGCTGCACCGCGACACCGCCGACATCCTGGCCATCGGGCTGCCGGTCTTCAGCCTGGGCGCGCTGCCGACCGGGCCGCAGCGCCTGGACCCGCGGCCCGCCGAGGCGCTGGACTCCGCCCGGGTGGGGGAGTGGACGGTGGGCCGCGAGGACCTGGTGCTGGGCGATGCGGACGGCGTGCTCTTCGTCCCCGCCGCCCGCGCCGGAGAACTCCTCACACTCGCCGAGCGGATCCGCGACACCGAGCGGCGCCAGGCCAGGCGGATCCACCGGGGCGACTCGCTGCGGGCCCAGGTCCACTTCGACCGCTACCTCGCCGCGCGCCGCGAGAACCCCGACCTGACCTTCCGCGAGCACCTGCGCTCGGTGGGCGGCGCCATCGAGGAGTGA
- a CDS encoding alpha-hydroxy-acid oxidizing protein, whose amino-acid sequence MTSKFGDYQNEIYFNALRGVLPEFPMAFAELADRAQAALPPGLWSYVAGGAGDEFTQRANVSAFEQWALVPRMLVGAAQRDLTVELFGLTLPSPLFLAPVGVLGLCAQDGHGDLATARAAARTAVPMIASTLSVDPMEQVAAELGDTPGFFQLYTPTDRELAASLVRRAEAAGFKGIVVTLDTWVTGWRPRDLRTGNFPQLRGNCLANYTSDPVFQARLKESPEQDPSAAVLEWASVFAAPLTWADLSWLRSLTTLPLILKGILHPDDVRRAKDAGADAVYCSNHGGRQANGGLPALTALPGVVAAADGLPVLFDSGVRSGADVIKALALGATAVGVGRPYAYGLAVGGTDGVTHVLRSLLAEADLIMAVDGYPALADLRREGLVRLPGGV is encoded by the coding sequence ATGACCTCGAAGTTCGGTGATTACCAGAACGAGATCTACTTCAACGCCCTGCGCGGCGTCCTCCCCGAGTTCCCCATGGCCTTCGCGGAGTTGGCCGATCGGGCGCAGGCCGCGCTGCCGCCGGGCCTCTGGTCCTACGTTGCGGGCGGCGCCGGTGACGAGTTCACCCAGCGGGCCAACGTCAGCGCCTTCGAGCAGTGGGCGTTGGTCCCCCGGATGCTGGTCGGCGCGGCGCAGCGCGATCTGACGGTGGAGCTGTTCGGGCTGACGCTGCCCTCGCCGCTCTTCCTGGCCCCGGTCGGCGTGCTCGGGCTCTGCGCCCAGGACGGCCACGGCGACCTGGCCACCGCCAGGGCCGCCGCCCGCACCGCTGTGCCGATGATCGCCTCCACCCTGAGCGTGGACCCGATGGAGCAGGTGGCGGCCGAACTCGGCGACACCCCGGGCTTCTTCCAGCTCTACACCCCCACCGACCGGGAGTTGGCGGCGAGTCTGGTGCGGCGCGCGGAGGCGGCCGGGTTCAAGGGCATCGTCGTCACGCTGGACACCTGGGTCACCGGCTGGCGCCCGCGCGACCTGCGGACCGGCAACTTCCCGCAGCTGCGCGGCAATTGCCTGGCCAACTACACCTCGGACCCGGTCTTCCAGGCCCGGCTGAAGGAGTCTCCGGAGCAGGATCCCAGCGCGGCGGTACTGGAGTGGGCCAGCGTCTTCGCCGCCCCGCTGACCTGGGCGGACCTGTCCTGGTTGCGCTCGCTGACCACGCTGCCGCTGATCCTCAAGGGCATCCTGCACCCCGACGACGTCCGCCGGGCCAAGGACGCCGGGGCGGACGCCGTCTACTGCTCCAACCACGGCGGCCGGCAGGCCAACGGCGGCCTGCCGGCACTCACCGCGCTGCCCGGCGTGGTGGCCGCGGCCGACGGACTCCCGGTGCTCTTCGACTCCGGCGTGCGCAGCGGCGCGGACGTGATCAAGGCGCTCGCGCTCGGCGCCACGGCGGTGGGCGTCGGCCGCCCGTACGCGTACGGCCTGGCGGTCGGCGGCACGGACGGGGTCACGCACGTGCTGCGTTCGCTGCTCGCCGAGGCCGACCTGATCATGGCGGTGGACGGGTACCCCGCGCTGGCCGACCTGCGGCGGGAGGGGCTGGTGCGGCTGCCGGGCGGGGTGTGA
- a CDS encoding amidohydrolase family protein — MAVDVHAHVTVDLPAQLTRARRAGVTRTVLLSTHVHPEAATDLAGLRAEFGRLGGVLAGEQSSLDRYRAATAELTTALAAHPGESVGFVNVPLGLDEAATGAWLADYLKRPDIVGIGELSPTPGQAEKIAPVLAVSADHGGLPVLVHGFAPHTAADLRTYAAMAARFPQVPVIVGALGGLNWMDLIELALEHQNLFVDLSSALQVFAVRMAVQALPEQCLFGSNTPYGDVLAARCTVEAAVTDAALLDQVLSGNFTRLLSR, encoded by the coding sequence ATGGCCGTTGATGTCCACGCCCACGTCACCGTCGATCTCCCCGCGCAGCTGACCCGGGCCCGCCGGGCCGGGGTCACCCGCACCGTCCTGCTCTCCACCCACGTACATCCCGAGGCGGCGACCGATCTGGCCGGGCTGCGGGCGGAGTTCGGCCGGCTGGGCGGCGTCCTGGCGGGCGAGCAGTCCTCGCTCGACCGCTACCGGGCGGCGACGGCCGAGCTGACCACCGCGCTGGCCGCCCATCCCGGTGAGTCGGTCGGCTTCGTCAACGTCCCGCTGGGCCTGGACGAAGCCGCCACCGGCGCCTGGCTGGCCGACTACCTCAAGCGGCCCGACATCGTCGGCATCGGTGAACTCTCCCCCACGCCCGGCCAGGCGGAGAAGATCGCACCGGTCCTGGCGGTCAGCGCCGACCACGGCGGCCTGCCGGTCCTGGTGCACGGCTTCGCCCCGCACACCGCCGCCGACCTGCGGACGTACGCGGCCATGGCCGCGCGCTTCCCGCAGGTGCCGGTGATCGTCGGTGCACTCGGCGGGCTGAACTGGATGGACCTGATCGAGCTCGCGCTCGAACACCAGAATCTCTTTGTCGACCTGTCCAGCGCGCTCCAGGTGTTCGCCGTCCGGATGGCCGTCCAGGCGCTCCCCGAGCAGTGCCTCTTCGGCTCCAACACCCCGTACGGCGACGTGCTCGCCGCGCGCTGCACCGTGGAGGCGGCCGTCACCGACGCCGCGCTCCTCGACCAGGTCCTCAGTGGCAACTTCACCCGGCTGCTCTCGCGCTGA
- a CDS encoding MerR family transcriptional regulator: protein MTRSSATGAAVLINELARRTGISTRALRHYDQRELLPSRRRPNGYRDFPESAVEQVRRIRLLLDIGLALEAVERLLPCFAEDGRLAPCPRAQERLRAQIESIDRSMATMRETRAMLVTALGQVDRPLDGDHARDPGDAGHRTRPS, encoded by the coding sequence GTGACAAGGTCAAGCGCGACGGGGGCGGCAGTGCTGATCAACGAGTTGGCGCGGCGCACCGGGATCAGCACCCGGGCACTGCGCCACTACGACCAGCGGGAGTTGCTCCCCTCTCGGCGTCGACCCAACGGCTACCGCGACTTCCCCGAGTCGGCCGTCGAGCAGGTGCGGCGGATCCGCCTGCTGTTGGACATCGGGCTCGCCCTGGAAGCGGTCGAGCGCCTGCTGCCCTGCTTCGCCGAGGACGGCAGGCTCGCCCCGTGCCCGAGGGCACAGGAGCGGCTGCGCGCGCAGATCGAGTCGATCGACCGCTCGATGGCGACCATGCGCGAGACCCGGGCGATGCTGGTCACCGCACTCGGCCAAGTCGATCGACCGCTCGATGGCGACCATGCGCGAGACCCGGGCGATGCTGGTCACCGCACTCGGCCAAGCTGA
- a CDS encoding diacylglycerol/lipid kinase family protein has protein sequence MAPATFTAIVNPISGGGHTAARWEPIAMLLRTAGAAVRTVPSHNRAHAIACATTAAERGDVVVAVGGDGMVRDVADGTVRGGGTMAIVAAGRGNDLARTLRLPGVGDPAAVARLLLAAPTRTIDVLEVNGVIAPGNVYIGIDALATRIINAGRGLPALLLYRLAPLRAILSWRAAGYTLTVDGQQRQVRAHTVVIANSGAYGHGLRIVPPAVLDDGLLDVMVVGDGPRAKIIAFMREAKRGTHLHRPEVSVRTARQVTVDADRPIPVCADGDEIAQLPADIRVRPGALTVIAP, from the coding sequence GTGGCCCCCGCCACCTTCACGGCGATCGTCAACCCCATCTCGGGCGGCGGCCACACCGCCGCCCGGTGGGAGCCGATCGCCATGCTGCTGCGGACGGCCGGCGCGGCCGTCCGCACGGTGCCGAGCCACAACCGCGCGCACGCCATCGCCTGCGCCACCACGGCCGCCGAGCGCGGCGACGTGGTGGTCGCGGTCGGCGGGGACGGCATGGTGCGCGACGTGGCGGACGGCACCGTGCGCGGCGGCGGCACCATGGCCATCGTCGCGGCCGGGCGCGGCAACGACCTGGCCCGCACCCTGCGCCTGCCCGGCGTCGGCGACCCGGCCGCCGTTGCCCGCCTGCTCCTGGCGGCGCCCACCCGCACCATCGACGTGCTGGAGGTCAACGGGGTGATCGCGCCCGGCAACGTGTACATCGGCATCGACGCGCTGGCCACCCGGATCATCAACGCGGGCCGCGGCCTGCCGGCCCTGCTGCTCTACCGGCTGGCCCCGCTGCGGGCCATCCTGAGCTGGCGCGCGGCCGGCTACACGCTGACCGTCGACGGGCAGCAGCGCCAGGTGCGTGCGCACACCGTGGTGATCGCCAACTCCGGTGCCTACGGGCACGGTCTGCGCATCGTGCCGCCGGCCGTGCTGGACGACGGCCTGCTCGACGTCATGGTGGTCGGCGACGGACCACGCGCCAAGATCATCGCCTTCATGCGCGAGGCCAAGCGCGGCACCCACCTGCACCGCCCCGAGGTCAGCGTGCGGACCGCCCGGCAGGTGACGGTGGACGCCGACCGTCCGATACCGGTCTGCGCGGACGGGGACGAGATCGCGCAGTTGCCGGCCGACATCCGGGTGCGGCCGGGGGCGCTGACCGTGATCGCGCCCTGA
- a CDS encoding FAD-binding oxidoreductase encodes MTESDLPVADFHPYRWGDPAHHTELPAAAHETLAAFGVRAPARPPVDLAELELPEPAVDAKVLAELAALVGAEHLSTTNAARLAHTRGWSTPDLLRLRAGDATDAPDAVTLPGSHEEVVALLELCERERIAVVPYSGGTSVVGGLTPERAGFNGVIALDLKRLDAVLAVDEVSRTATLQAGLRGVEAERQLRERGLTLGHFPQSYEGASIGGYAAARSAGQASAGYGRFDEMVVGLVLATPRGTLELGSAPKSAAGPDLRQLVLGSEGSLGVITSVTVRVRPLPAERVYEAWRFDSFTAGANALRRLVQDGPVPTVLRLSDEAETSINLADPAAMFGGGPGGCLAVTGYEGSAAEVAARRAGASALLSEAGGQPLGTEPGESWRTGRYRAPYLRDPLLDAGVLIETLETVTFWSNLHPLRAAVTEALTNSLTAQGTPPLVLCHLSHVYETGASLYFTVACAQTEDPVAQWRLAKSAANEAIRAAGAAITHHHGVGTDHREVYAREVGPLAVASLRAVKQVLDPAGILNPGVLIATSDAAGQDLTGQDLAGHGPAEGGN; translated from the coding sequence ATGACCGAGTCAGACCTGCCCGTCGCGGACTTCCACCCCTACCGCTGGGGAGACCCCGCCCACCACACCGAACTGCCGGCCGCCGCCCACGAGACGCTGGCCGCCTTCGGGGTGCGCGCGCCCGCGCGGCCGCCGGTCGACCTCGCCGAACTGGAGCTGCCCGAACCGGCGGTGGACGCCAAGGTACTGGCCGAGCTGGCCGCCCTGGTCGGCGCCGAGCACCTCAGCACCACGAACGCCGCCCGACTCGCGCACACCCGTGGCTGGTCCACCCCCGACCTGCTGCGGCTGCGCGCCGGCGATGCGACCGACGCGCCCGACGCCGTCACGCTGCCCGGCTCGCACGAGGAGGTGGTGGCCCTGCTCGAACTGTGCGAGCGCGAGCGGATCGCGGTCGTCCCCTACTCCGGCGGCACCTCGGTGGTCGGCGGCCTCACGCCCGAGCGGGCCGGGTTCAACGGTGTGATCGCCCTCGACCTCAAGCGGCTGGACGCCGTGCTCGCGGTGGACGAGGTCTCCCGCACCGCCACCCTGCAGGCCGGACTGCGCGGCGTCGAGGCCGAACGCCAGCTGCGCGAACGAGGTCTGACGCTGGGTCACTTCCCGCAGTCCTACGAGGGCGCGAGCATCGGCGGCTACGCGGCCGCCCGTTCGGCCGGGCAGGCCTCGGCCGGCTACGGGCGGTTCGACGAGATGGTGGTCGGCCTGGTGCTGGCAACCCCGCGCGGCACCCTGGAGTTGGGCAGCGCACCGAAGTCGGCAGCCGGGCCCGACCTGCGGCAGCTGGTGCTCGGCTCGGAGGGCAGCCTCGGCGTGATCACCTCGGTGACCGTACGCGTTCGGCCGCTGCCGGCCGAACGCGTCTACGAGGCCTGGCGGTTCGACTCCTTCACCGCCGGCGCCAACGCGCTGCGCCGGCTCGTCCAGGACGGCCCGGTGCCCACCGTGCTGCGCCTGTCCGACGAGGCGGAGACCTCGATCAACCTGGCCGATCCGGCCGCGATGTTCGGCGGCGGCCCGGGTGGCTGCCTGGCCGTCACCGGCTACGAGGGCAGCGCGGCGGAGGTGGCCGCCCGCCGGGCCGGCGCGAGCGCGCTGCTCAGCGAGGCGGGCGGGCAACCGCTGGGCACCGAACCCGGCGAGTCCTGGCGCACCGGGCGCTACCGCGCGCCCTACCTGCGCGATCCGCTGTTGGACGCGGGCGTGCTGATCGAGACGCTGGAGACGGTGACCTTCTGGTCCAACCTGCACCCGCTGCGCGCCGCCGTCACCGAGGCGCTGACCAACTCGCTGACCGCGCAGGGCACTCCGCCGCTGGTGCTCTGCCACCTCTCGCACGTCTACGAGACCGGCGCCTCGCTCTACTTCACCGTCGCCTGCGCGCAGACCGAGGACCCGGTGGCGCAGTGGCGCCTGGCCAAGTCGGCCGCCAACGAGGCGATCCGCGCGGCCGGTGCCGCGATCACCCATCACCACGGGGTCGGCACCGACCACCGGGAGGTCTACGCCCGGGAGGTCGGCCCGCTGGCGGTGGCCTCGCTGCGCGCGGTCAAGCAGGTGCTGGACCCGGCGGGCATCCTCAACCCAGGCGTGCTGATAGCCACTTCGGACGCGGCGGGTCAGGACCTGACAGGACAGGACCTGGCGGGGCACGGTCCTGCCGAGGGCGGGAACTGA
- a CDS encoding TetR/AcrR family transcriptional regulator yields the protein MDRDTVDKSGPADGRAALRAANAIPEERILDAAYQLLLTIGMQRITMADIARQAGVSRATLYRRWGGVREVLGTLTTRVWTELAESAFPLAQAPDGRAHVVDGVTRLVAAIRVHPLLRKIIELDPDFLTPYLLKRRGTNTNHQLAMLEVGLRAGIADGSIRAGDPALLARAVLLTAWSFTLTGPVFVDAPEGAGEAVDRLDDELRVLLDRYLAPEAPSSPLNP from the coding sequence GTGGACAGAGACACGGTGGACAAGAGCGGGCCGGCCGACGGCAGAGCCGCACTGCGGGCCGCGAACGCGATCCCCGAGGAGCGGATCCTGGACGCGGCCTATCAACTGCTGCTCACCATCGGCATGCAGCGCATCACCATGGCCGACATCGCCCGCCAGGCCGGTGTCTCGCGCGCCACGCTCTACCGCCGCTGGGGCGGGGTGCGCGAGGTGCTCGGCACGCTGACCACGCGGGTCTGGACCGAGCTGGCGGAGAGCGCCTTCCCGCTCGCGCAGGCCCCGGACGGCCGCGCCCACGTGGTCGACGGGGTGACGCGCCTGGTGGCCGCCATCCGGGTCCACCCGCTGCTGCGCAAGATCATCGAGCTGGACCCGGACTTCCTCACCCCCTACCTGCTCAAGCGGCGCGGCACCAACACCAACCACCAGCTCGCGATGCTCGAAGTGGGCCTGCGGGCGGGCATCGCGGACGGCTCGATCCGGGCCGGTGACCCCGCCCTGCTGGCCCGCGCGGTGCTGCTCACCGCCTGGTCGTTCACCCTCACCGGACCGGTCTTCGTGGACGCCCCCGAAGGGGCCGGCGAGGCGGTCGACCGGCTGGACGACGAGCTGCGCGTGCTGCTCGACCGGTACCTCGCACCCGAGGCGCCGTCATCACCCCTGAACCCCTGA